The following are from one region of the Neurospora crassa OR74A linkage group III, whole genome shotgun sequence genome:
- a CDS encoding WSC domain-containing protein translates to MIFTTAALAALLVSAAAAKDSRTFAVLRHYGNGPLTTCRADPIVSPGTASAHLHTIMGASNFGLNVTGEHLRQSQCTTALPKADMSNYWFPTLYFKDPKDGKLEQVPFYYMNVYYFFEPTNDQIKAFPLGLKMVSGDAMLRTPPPGAAYGKGSNMDPSKGPITAASITCPRANFNPPSWPKDSDGSMAGIKTNQDGEGWGFPFEDCDAYASPLRADVHFPSCYNPKAGLDDYKNNMAFPSDAGNGKQDCPKGWIHTPHIFFETYWDTHGLLSRFKDLVGKESPFVFANGDATGFSVHGDFVSGWDEKALQQIIDNCDAGHAGMHTCPGLIGGVNDDSKSCKIECPIDEKVDGKLDKLPGNNPIQGWKYGTSGSSSGSGSSSGNNLAVGVDSAVPKPTNVVKQAVTSQAPTTTVLQTTTVQSTTTVYISAVGAEPTDAATDGKTVGDFKYAGCYEDTSDRVLSGIIRANLGRVNNTACVTHCSSKGFSVAGTEYGGECYCGNELSKVEKLDDSKCHMACEGDDADKCGGDWALSIYSKGGEVSARDVHAESHHRRHIHNHYMHHRRTPGGRIRR, encoded by the exons ATGATCTTCACCACTGCCGCTCTTGCGGCTCTTCTCGTCTCCGCGGCCGCCGCAAAGGATTCCCGCACCTTTGCCGTCTTGCGTCACTACGGGAATGGCCCCCTTACCACTTGCCGCGCCGACCCGATTGTCTCCCCCGGCACCGCTTCCGCTCACCTTCACACTATCATGGGAGCCAGCAACTTCGGTCTTAACGTGACTGGAGAGCACCTGAGACAGTCCCAGTGCACGACGGCCCTGCCAAAGGCCGATATGAGCAACTACTGGTTCCCGACCCTTTACTTCAAGGACCCCAAGGATGGCAAGCTCGAACAGGTTCCCTTCTACTACATGAACGTGTACTACTT CTTCGAGCCGACCAACGACCAGATCAAGGCTTTTCCTCTCGGCTTGAAGATGGTGAGCGGTGATGCCATGTTGAGGACTCCTCCCCCGGGTGCTGCTTACGGCAAGGGCTCAAATATGGATCCTTCCAAGGGACCCATCACTGCTGCTTCCATCACCTGCCCCCGTGCCAACTTCAACCCACCAAGCTGGCCCAAAGACTCGGATGGTTCCATGGCTGGCATCAAGACCAACCAGGATGGTGAAGGCTGGGGCTTCCCCTTCGAGGACTGCGATGCCTACGCCTCGCCCTTGCGAGCCGATGTGCACTTCCCGTCGTGCTACAACCCCAAGGCTGGCCTGGACGACTACAAGAACAACATGGCCTTCCCCAGCGATGCCGGCAACGGCAAGCAGGATTGCCCCAAGGGATGGATCCATACCCCTCACATCTTCTTTGAAACCTATTGGGACACTCACGGATTGCTCAGTCGCTTCAAGGACCTTGTTGGCAAGGAGAGCCCCTTCGTGTTTGCCAACGGTGATGCTACTGGTTTCTCCGTCCACGGTGACTTTGTTTCCGGTTGGGACGAGAAGGCTCTTCAGCAAATCATTGACAACTGCGACGCTGGCCATGCTGGCATGCACACCTGCCCGGGTCTGATTGGCGGTGTCAATGATGACAGCAAGTCGTGCAAGATTGAGTGCCCTATCGATGAAAAGGTCGATGGCAAGCTGGACAAGCTTCCCGGCAACAACCCTATCCAGGGCTGGAAGTACGGTACCAGTggaagcagcagcggcagcggcagcagcagcggcaacaACCTGGCCGTGGGTGTCGACTCTGCTGTGCCCAAACCCACCAATGTCGTCAAGCAGGCCGTCACCAGCCAGGCCCCGACCACTACTGTCCTCCAAACGACCACTGTTCAGTCAACCACGACTGTTTACATCTCTGCTGTTGGTGCGGAGCCTACTGATGCTGCCACTGATGGCAAGACCGTTGGTGACTTCAAGTATGCCGGTTGCTACGAGGACACTTCGGACCGTGTTCTCAGCGGAATCATTCGCGCCAACCTTGGTCGGGTCAACAACACCGCCTGTGTGACTCACTGCAGTTCCAAGGGCTTCAGCGTTGCCGGCACCGAGTATGGCGGCGAATGCTATTGCGGCAATGAGCTCTCCAAGGTCGAGAAGTTGGATGACTCCAAGTGCCACATGGCTTGCGAGGGCGACGATGCCGACAAGTGCGGTGGTGACTGGGCCTTGTCCATCTACAGCAAGGGCGGCGAGGTCTCGGCCCGTGATGTTCACGCGGAGAGCCACCATCGTCGTCACATTCATAACCACTACATGCACCACCGCCGCACCCCTGGTGGAAGGATTCGCAGGTAA